In the Staphylococcus condimenti genome, one interval contains:
- the ftsA gene encoding cell division protein FtsA, with translation MEEHYYVSVDIGSSSVKTIVGEKFHNGINVIGTGQTYTSGIKNGLIDDFDLAKQAVKDTIKKASIASGVDIKEVFLKLPIVATEVYDETNEIEFYEDTELSGTHIETVLEGIRDKNDVEETEVVDTFPIRFVVDGDNEVSDPKELIARHSLKVEAGVIAIQKSILVNLIKCVESCGVDVLDVYSDAYNYGSVLTPTEKELGAVVIDIGQDLTQIAFYERGELVDADSIEMAGRDITDDVAQGLNTSFDTAEKVKHQYGHAFYNSASDQDVFTVEQIDSDEDAQFTQKDLADIIEARVEEIFFNVFDILQELGLTKVNGGFVVTGGSANLLGVRELLQDMVNEKVRIHTPSQMGIRKPEFSSAISTIYSSITFDELLDYVTISNHDNEEFEEEVIESEPKEHTEKSGGFDWFKKKPNKQAHDEPVETEQNAADDHVSEEERHPNHENDQNSDQSHEKDESKFKKLLKSLFD, from the coding sequence ATGGAGGAACATTACTATGTGAGTGTAGATATTGGTTCATCTAGTGTTAAAACAATAGTAGGCGAAAAATTTCATAATGGAATTAATGTGATAGGTACAGGACAAACCTATACCAGCGGTATCAAAAACGGCTTGATTGATGATTTTGATTTAGCCAAACAAGCTGTTAAAGATACAATTAAGAAAGCTTCAATTGCTTCTGGCGTTGACATTAAAGAAGTATTTTTGAAATTGCCGATTGTTGCAACTGAGGTTTATGATGAAACCAACGAAATTGAATTTTATGAAGATACAGAATTAAGCGGTACACACATTGAAACTGTGTTGGAAGGTATCAGAGATAAAAATGACGTTGAAGAAACTGAAGTTGTGGATACTTTCCCAATTCGTTTTGTAGTAGACGGTGATAATGAAGTATCTGATCCTAAAGAATTGATTGCTAGACATTCACTTAAAGTGGAAGCGGGTGTTATCGCAATTCAAAAATCTATTTTAGTAAACTTGATTAAATGTGTTGAATCGTGTGGTGTAGATGTATTAGATGTTTATTCTGATGCATACAACTACGGCTCAGTTCTGACACCGACTGAAAAAGAGTTGGGTGCAGTCGTGATTGATATCGGCCAAGATTTAACTCAAATTGCTTTTTATGAGCGAGGAGAGCTTGTTGATGCTGACTCAATCGAAATGGCAGGCCGTGACATCACTGATGATGTTGCACAAGGTTTAAATACGTCATTCGACACTGCTGAAAAAGTAAAACATCAATATGGTCATGCTTTTTATAATTCAGCATCAGATCAAGATGTATTTACTGTAGAACAAATAGATAGTGATGAAGATGCACAATTTACTCAAAAAGATTTAGCAGATATTATTGAAGCACGTGTAGAAGAAATCTTTTTCAACGTGTTTGATATCTTGCAAGAATTAGGATTGACAAAAGTAAATGGCGGATTTGTAGTCACTGGCGGTTCAGCAAATTTATTAGGTGTAAGAGAGCTTTTACAAGATATGGTGAATGAGAAGGTCAGAATACATACACCTTCGCAAATGGGAATCAGAAAGCCAGAATTCTCTTCTGCAATTTCTACAATTTACAGCAGTATTACTTTCGATGAATTGTTAGATTATGTTACAATTAGTAATCATGATAATGAAGAATTTGAAGAGGAAGTAATCGAATCTGAACCTAAAGAACATACTGAAAAATCAGGTGGATTTGACTGGTTCAAGAAGAAACCGAACAAGCAAGCTCATGATGAGCCTGTTGAAACTGAACAAAATGCAGCGGATGATCATGTTTCTGAAGAAGAACGTCATCCTAACCACGAAAATGATCAAAACTCAGACCAATCTCATGAGAAAGATGAAAGTAAATTTAAAAAATTATTGAAATCTCTATTTGATTGA
- a CDS encoding cell division protein FtsQ/DivIB, with product MSDKVRKIDSEYLKEKRRKRRDKQRRIQLSIFGILIALIALIVLYMFTPISRIDQVHIKGTQHVDNSEVKKALNINKKTKIYTFSKGKAIAALKKNPYVKNVEIKRQFPNDIEVNVTEHQLVGLIEEKGKYYPVLGNDHILKDDNQKVPEDAPVVSGFSKAKRAKIIQALSEMKPNIRNAISEVEYADDKENRNQIKLFMKDNIQVLGNINTISDKLKYYPEMSKALERDDSGNLKKSGYIDLSVGASFIPYKDESTTSSESSDKLREGTAIEDKAKDELQNTLNKINEQSKDSSKDKSKDNSTNN from the coding sequence GTGTCAGATAAAGTGCGTAAGATTGATTCAGAGTATCTGAAAGAAAAACGGCGCAAGCGTCGTGATAAACAACGGCGTATCCAACTCAGTATATTCGGGATTCTCATTGCACTTATTGCATTGATAGTGCTGTATATGTTTACACCGATAAGTCGGATTGACCAAGTTCATATCAAAGGAACACAACATGTCGATAACAGCGAAGTGAAAAAAGCTTTAAATATCAATAAAAAGACAAAAATATACACATTCAGCAAAGGGAAAGCAATTGCTGCATTGAAAAAGAATCCATATGTTAAAAATGTTGAGATTAAAAGACAATTCCCTAATGATATTGAGGTCAATGTAACAGAACATCAACTAGTTGGATTAATTGAAGAAAAAGGTAAATATTATCCAGTTTTAGGTAATGATCATATATTAAAAGATGATAATCAAAAAGTACCTGAAGATGCACCAGTCGTATCAGGTTTCAGCAAAGCTAAACGTGCTAAAATTATTCAAGCACTTTCTGAAATGAAACCGAATATACGCAATGCTATCTCAGAAGTAGAGTATGCGGATGATAAAGAAAATCGAAATCAGATTAAACTTTTCATGAAAGATAACATTCAAGTTCTCGGAAATATCAATACAATTTCCGACAAGTTGAAATATTATCCGGAAATGTCAAAAGCACTTGAAAGAGATGATAGTGGAAACCTTAAAAAATCAGGTTATATTGATTTATCTGTAGGCGCGTCATTTATTCCTTACAAAGATGAAAGCACAACTTCATCAGAAAGCAGTGATAAATTGCGTGAGGGCACAGCAATTGAGGATAAAGCCAAAGATGAACTTCAAAACACATTAAATAAAATAAATGAACAATCAAAAGATAGTTCTAAAGACAAATCGAAAGACAATAGTACAAATAATTAA
- the murD gene encoding UDP-N-acetylmuramoyl-L-alanine--D-glutamate ligase — MLKYKGLEGKNVLVVGLAKSGYEAAKLLHQLGARVTVNDGGDLSKDPHAKDLEKMGLKVIGGHHPLSLLDSNPIIVKNPGIPYSVPLISEAEKRGLRILTEVELSYLISEAPIIAVTGTNGKTTVTSLIGDMFDKSRQRGLLSGNIGYVASKVAQEAKPEDYLITELSSFQLLGIEQYRPHIAIITNIYSAHLDYHGTLEEYRNAKRRIYKNQTEDDFLICNYNQRHLIETDGLKSKVYYFSTSQEVDGIYVKDGYIMLNGLRLIHKDDIVLPGEHNLENILAAVLAAVLGGVSIDAVIATLTSFSGIKHRLQYIGSNKTNKYYNDSKATNTLATQFALNSFNQPIIWLCGGLDRGNGFDELIPYMKNVRVMITFGETQDKLTKLGESQGKYVIRATDVKDAVDKVQDVIEPNDVVLLSPACASWDQYNTFEERGDIFIDSFRAHLPSK; from the coding sequence ATGCTTAAATATAAAGGTTTAGAAGGAAAAAATGTTTTAGTAGTGGGTTTGGCAAAGAGCGGCTACGAAGCAGCTAAGTTATTACATCAACTCGGTGCGCGTGTAACTGTAAATGACGGCGGCGATCTTTCTAAAGACCCGCATGCGAAAGATTTAGAAAAGATGGGATTGAAAGTCATCGGTGGACATCATCCACTATCTTTATTAGATAGCAATCCTATAATTGTTAAGAATCCTGGTATTCCGTATTCAGTTCCATTGATTAGTGAAGCTGAAAAAAGAGGATTGAGAATTTTAACAGAAGTAGAGTTGAGTTATCTGATTTCTGAAGCTCCTATTATTGCAGTAACAGGAACAAATGGTAAAACGACAGTTACTTCATTAATTGGAGATATGTTTGATAAAAGTCGCCAAAGAGGATTGCTTTCTGGAAATATTGGCTATGTTGCTTCAAAAGTGGCGCAAGAGGCTAAACCAGAAGATTATTTAATTACTGAATTGTCCTCTTTCCAATTACTAGGAATTGAACAATATCGACCGCACATTGCGATAATTACTAATATTTATTCTGCTCATTTGGATTACCATGGTACTTTAGAAGAATATCGTAATGCGAAACGTCGAATTTATAAGAACCAAACTGAAGATGACTTTTTAATTTGTAATTATAATCAACGACATCTTATAGAGACAGATGGATTAAAATCAAAAGTTTATTATTTTTCTACATCACAAGAAGTTGACGGTATTTATGTTAAAGATGGATATATCATGTTGAACGGTTTAAGACTCATTCATAAAGATGATATTGTACTGCCGGGTGAACACAATTTAGAAAATATTCTAGCAGCTGTATTGGCAGCTGTACTAGGCGGCGTTTCTATTGATGCAGTGATTGCCACTTTAACTTCATTTTCAGGTATTAAACACCGTTTGCAATATATTGGTTCTAATAAGACGAATAAATATTATAACGATTCAAAAGCAACCAATACCTTAGCAACTCAGTTCGCATTAAACTCATTCAATCAACCGATTATTTGGTTATGCGGCGGATTAGATAGAGGAAATGGTTTTGATGAACTCATTCCTTATATGAAAAATGTACGCGTGATGATTACATTCGGTGAAACACAAGATAAGTTGACGAAACTCGGCGAAAGCCAAGGTAAATATGTTATCCGCGCAACTGATGTGAAAGATGCGGTTGATAAAGTGCAAGATGTAATTGAACCTAATGATGTTGTGCTGTTGTCACCTGCTTGTGCAAGTTGGGATCAATACAATACATTCGAAGAACGCGGTGATATCTTTATTGACAGTTTCCGTGCTCATCTTCCATCGAAGTAA
- the mraY gene encoding phospho-N-acetylmuramoyl-pentapeptide-transferase, giving the protein MIYVLAIIAFLITLILVPILIPTLKRMKFGQSIREEGPQSHMKKTGTPTMGGLTFLISIIITTIIAIIFSDNANPYILLLFVTVGFGLIGFVDDYIIVVKKNNQGLTSKQKFLAQIAIAVIFFILSDVFNMIHFATGIHIPFTNVSIPLSVVYVVFIVFWQVGFSNAVNLTDGLDGLATGLSIIAFAMYAIMSFMLGNNSVGTFCIIMVFALLGFLIYNVNPAKVFMGDTGSLALGGIIATVSIMLNAEISLIFIGFVFVAETLSVILQVASFKLTGKRIFKMSPLHHHFELSGWNEWKVVSVFWIVGLITGLIGLWIGVH; this is encoded by the coding sequence ATGATTTACGTTTTAGCAATTATCGCTTTCTTGATTACATTAATATTGGTTCCAATACTTATTCCAACTTTAAAGCGAATGAAGTTCGGTCAAAGTATCCGTGAAGAGGGACCTCAAAGCCACATGAAAAAAACAGGTACGCCGACGATGGGCGGGTTAACCTTCTTAATCAGTATTATTATCACAACGATTATCGCAATTATCTTTTCAGATAATGCAAATCCATACATTTTACTGTTATTTGTAACAGTTGGGTTTGGATTAATCGGATTTGTTGATGATTATATTATTGTTGTAAAAAAGAACAACCAAGGTTTAACAAGTAAGCAAAAATTCTTAGCGCAAATCGCTATTGCAGTGATTTTCTTTATTCTAAGTGATGTTTTTAATATGATTCACTTTGCTACTGGTATTCACATTCCTTTTACAAATGTGAGTATTCCATTGTCAGTTGTTTATGTAGTATTCATTGTATTTTGGCAAGTTGGATTTTCTAATGCTGTGAATTTAACGGATGGATTAGATGGTTTGGCAACTGGATTATCTATCATTGCTTTTGCAATGTATGCCATCATGAGTTTCATGTTAGGCAATAACTCAGTAGGCACATTCTGTATCATTATGGTATTCGCTTTACTTGGTTTCCTTATCTACAATGTCAACCCTGCCAAAGTATTTATGGGTGATACAGGGAGCTTAGCATTAGGCGGTATTATTGCAACGGTTTCTATCATGTTGAATGCAGAAATTTCATTGATTTTTATCGGATTTGTTTTTGTTGCAGAAACATTGTCAGTTATTTTACAAGTGGCATCATTTAAATTAACTGGCAAAAGAATTTTCAAAATGAGTCCATTGCATCATCATTTTGAATTGAGCGGCTGGAATGAATGGAAAGTAGTAAGTGTATTTTGGATTGTAGGTTTAATTACTGGTTTGATAGGTTTATGGATTGGAGTGCATTAA
- a CDS encoding penicillin-binding protein codes for MPKRKIKIKKNKIGAVLLVSLFGLLFFLLVLRYSFVMLTGHSSGQDLIMKANQKYLVQQQEQPERGKIYDRNGKVLAEDVERFKLTAVVSKKADEGSDKPRHVVDKKKTAEKLSKVIDMKPDEIEKILDNKKAFQVEFGRKGTDLTYQEKDEIEKMKLPGITLYPETERFYPNGVFASHLIGMAQKNPDTGELKGAMGAEKVFDSYLAGKKGALSYIHDIWGYIAPNSKNEIAPQRGDDVHLTLDSNIQVFVEEALNDLDKHFEPKDAFAVVMDAHTGEILAFSQRPTFNPETGKDFGKTWANDLYQNTYEPGSTFKTYGLAAAIQEGKFKPDEKYKSGHRDIMGSEISDWNKTGWGKIPMSLGFTYSSNTLMMHLQDLVGADKMKSWYEKFGFGKKTGGLFDGEASGGIAWDNELQQKTSAFGQSTTVTPAQMLQAQSAIFNKGNMIKPWYINSIDNPVKDKTLYKGKREIAGKPITEKTAEKVNKQLDLVVNSKKSHAMNYRVKGYRIGGKTGTAQVADPDNGGYVEGPYPYFVSFIGHAPSKDPKVIVYAGMSLAQKNKQEAYEMGASKAFNPIMENTLKYLNVGKNNETSSKKAFSKVPDVSGQTVQKAEDKLDAQQLKPVVIGQGEKVTQQAPSTTDKLLPHSKVLLKTDGDLTMPDMKNWSKDDVIAFESLTGINVKMKGSGFVSKQSVSPNESLKGKKDIEIELSAPDAN; via the coding sequence ATGCCGAAGCGAAAAATTAAAATTAAAAAAAATAAAATAGGGGCAGTCCTCCTCGTCAGTTTGTTCGGACTGCTCTTTTTTCTATTGGTTTTAAGATATAGTTTTGTCATGTTGACTGGACACTCTTCTGGTCAAGACTTAATTATGAAAGCCAATCAGAAATATCTCGTCCAGCAGCAAGAACAACCTGAGCGAGGAAAAATCTATGATAGAAATGGAAAAGTACTTGCTGAAGATGTTGAAAGGTTTAAATTAACAGCAGTTGTCAGCAAGAAAGCAGACGAGGGTTCAGATAAACCCCGACATGTCGTGGATAAAAAGAAAACAGCTGAGAAGTTATCCAAAGTCATAGATATGAAACCAGATGAAATTGAAAAAATACTAGATAATAAAAAAGCGTTCCAAGTTGAGTTCGGACGTAAAGGTACTGATTTAACTTACCAAGAAAAAGATGAAATTGAAAAAATGAAATTACCAGGTATTACACTCTACCCAGAAACAGAACGTTTTTATCCAAATGGAGTGTTTGCTTCTCATTTAATCGGGATGGCACAAAAGAATCCTGATACGGGCGAATTGAAAGGTGCAATGGGGGCTGAAAAAGTATTCGATAGTTATCTTGCAGGCAAGAAAGGGGCACTCTCATATATTCATGATATTTGGGGTTATATCGCTCCTAATTCCAAAAATGAAATTGCGCCTCAGCGCGGTGATGATGTACATCTGACTTTAGATTCGAACATTCAAGTATTTGTTGAAGAAGCATTGAATGATCTCGATAAACATTTCGAACCTAAAGATGCATTTGCGGTAGTAATGGATGCACATACAGGTGAGATACTCGCATTCAGCCAACGTCCTACGTTCAACCCTGAAACAGGTAAAGACTTCGGTAAGACATGGGCAAATGACTTATATCAAAACACGTATGAGCCAGGTTCAACATTCAAAACTTACGGTTTAGCAGCAGCCATTCAAGAAGGTAAATTCAAACCTGATGAAAAATATAAGTCAGGACATCGAGACATCATGGGATCGGAAATCTCTGACTGGAATAAAACGGGTTGGGGTAAAATTCCTATGAGTTTAGGCTTTACTTATTCTTCAAATACTTTGATGATGCATTTACAAGATTTAGTAGGTGCAGATAAAATGAAGTCATGGTATGAAAAATTCGGTTTCGGTAAGAAAACAGGCGGTTTGTTTGATGGAGAAGCATCAGGCGGTATTGCATGGGATAATGAATTGCAACAAAAAACATCAGCATTCGGGCAGTCTACTACTGTCACACCCGCTCAAATGCTGCAAGCACAGTCAGCTATTTTCAATAAAGGCAATATGATAAAACCTTGGTACATCAACAGTATTGATAATCCTGTTAAAGATAAAACTTTATACAAAGGAAAAAGGGAAATTGCAGGTAAGCCTATCACTGAAAAGACAGCTGAAAAAGTAAATAAACAACTGGATTTAGTAGTTAATAGTAAAAAAAGTCATGCGATGAATTATCGTGTGAAGGGCTATAGAATAGGCGGTAAAACAGGTACAGCACAAGTTGCCGATCCTGATAACGGCGGTTACGTTGAAGGACCTTACCCTTATTTTGTAAGTTTTATCGGACACGCACCAAGTAAAGATCCGAAAGTGATTGTATATGCAGGTATGAGCTTGGCTCAAAAAAATAAACAAGAAGCTTATGAAATGGGTGCAAGTAAAGCTTTCAATCCAATTATGGAAAATACATTGAAGTATTTAAATGTTGGTAAAAATAACGAAACTTCTTCTAAGAAAGCATTCAGTAAAGTTCCGGATGTTTCAGGACAAACTGTTCAAAAAGCAGAAGATAAACTAGATGCACAGCAATTAAAACCAGTTGTCATTGGACAAGGAGAAAAAGTAACACAACAAGCGCCAAGTACGACTGATAAATTACTCCCGCATAGTAAAGTATTGTTGAAAACAGATGGTGATCTAACAATGCCGGATATGAAAAATTGGAGTAAAGATGATGTAATTGCTTTTGAATCATTGACTGGAATTAATGTTAAAATGAAAGGAAGCGGATTTGTTTCTAAACAATCTGTGAGTCCGAATGAATCGCTGAAAGGTAAGAAAGATATCGAAATAGAACTTTCAGCACCTGATGCGAATTAA
- the ftsL gene encoding cell division protein FtsL → MAVEKIYEPYNESYEPARQTPEVNPSPSPTRKVKRKVVVQLTKFEKVLYISLIAVIAMVSIYILSLKMDAYDTKGKIADLDQKIETQSSQNSALKSEIKKNSSYERIYEKAQKQGMSLKNDNVKVVRNNAEAKN, encoded by the coding sequence ATGGCTGTAGAAAAGATCTATGAACCTTACAACGAAAGCTACGAACCTGCAAGACAGACCCCAGAAGTAAATCCATCGCCTTCACCAACCCGTAAAGTGAAGCGTAAAGTTGTTGTGCAACTGACAAAGTTTGAAAAAGTATTATACATATCTTTAATCGCTGTCATTGCAATGGTAAGTATTTATATCCTTTCTTTAAAAATGGACGCTTATGATACTAAAGGCAAAATTGCTGATTTAGATCAAAAAATCGAAACGCAATCTAGTCAAAATAGTGCTTTGAAGTCTGAAATTAAAAAGAACTCTTCTTATGAACGCATTTACGAAAAAGCTCAAAAACAAGGCATGAGCTTAAAGAACGATAATGTAAAGGTAGTGCGTAATAATGCCGAAGCGAAAAATTAA
- the rsmH gene encoding 16S rRNA (cytosine(1402)-N(4))-methyltransferase RsmH, with amino-acid sequence MLKETIDELNVKKDGVYVDCTLGGAGHALYLLNQLDENGHLIAIDQDLTAIENAKEVLKDHLDQVTFVHSNFRQINQILDDLDIDKVDGIYYDLGVSSPQLDVPERGFSYHQDARLDMRMDQTQDLSAFEVVNEWPYEDLVRIFYRYGEEKFSKQIARRIEKTRENEPIETTLQLVDIIKEGIPAKARRKGGHPAKRVFQAIRIAVNDELKAFEDSLEQAIERVKVHGRISVITFHSLEDRLCKQIFQEYEKGPEVPRGLPIIPEEYTPKLKRVNRKPISASEEDLAENNRARSAKLRVAEILK; translated from the coding sequence ATGTTAAAAGAAACCATTGATGAACTCAATGTCAAAAAAGATGGTGTATATGTTGATTGTACGCTGGGTGGTGCAGGACATGCCCTTTATTTATTAAATCAACTTGATGAAAATGGACATTTGATTGCGATTGACCAAGACTTAACAGCGATTGAAAATGCTAAGGAGGTCTTAAAAGACCACTTGGACCAAGTTACATTTGTGCACAGTAATTTCAGACAAATCAATCAAATCCTTGACGACTTGGACATTGACAAAGTAGACGGTATTTACTATGACCTGGGTGTATCAAGCCCGCAATTAGATGTACCGGAGCGAGGATTCAGTTACCATCAAGATGCGCGATTAGATATGCGTATGGACCAAACACAGGATTTATCAGCCTTTGAGGTTGTTAATGAATGGCCATATGAAGATTTGGTGAGAATTTTTTATCGTTATGGCGAGGAAAAATTTTCAAAACAAATTGCCCGCAGAATTGAAAAGACAAGAGAAAATGAACCGATTGAAACCACTTTACAGCTTGTAGACATTATTAAAGAAGGCATCCCTGCGAAAGCAAGACGCAAGGGTGGTCATCCGGCGAAACGTGTTTTTCAAGCAATACGAATAGCTGTGAATGATGAATTGAAAGCTTTTGAAGATTCATTAGAACAAGCAATCGAAAGAGTTAAAGTACACGGCAGAATTTCTGTGATTACTTTCCATTCATTAGAGGATCGTTTGTGCAAACAAATTTTCCAAGAGTATGAGAAAGGGCCTGAAGTTCCCCGTGGTTTACCTATTATTCCAGAGGAATATACGCCGAAATTGAAACGAGTCAACCGCAAACCGATTAGTGCAAGTGAAGAAGACTTAGCAGAAAATAACCGAGCGCGCAGTGCCAAATTGCGTGTTGCAGAAATTTTGAAATAA
- the mraZ gene encoding division/cell wall cluster transcriptional repressor MraZ, producing the protein MFMGEYEHQLDAKGRMIVPSKFRYELNERFVITRGLDKCLFGYTLEEWQNIEEKMKSLPMTKRDARKFMRMFFSGAVEVELDKQGRINIPKNLREYANLTKECTVIGVSNRIEIWDRASWNDFYDESEDSFEDIAEDLIDFDF; encoded by the coding sequence ATGTTCATGGGTGAGTACGAACACCAACTAGATGCAAAAGGCCGCATGATTGTACCGTCTAAATTCAGATATGAATTGAATGAACGTTTTGTCATCACTAGAGGCCTTGATAAGTGTTTGTTCGGTTATACTTTAGAAGAATGGCAGAATATCGAAGAAAAGATGAAGTCATTACCGATGACGAAGAGAGATGCGCGTAAATTCATGCGTATGTTCTTCTCAGGTGCTGTAGAAGTTGAACTGGACAAACAAGGACGTATTAATATCCCGAAGAACTTAAGGGAATACGCTAATTTAACTAAAGAATGTACAGTGATTGGGGTTTCTAACCGCATTGAAATTTGGGACAGAGCTTCATGGAATGATTTCTATGATGAATCTGAAGACAGTTTCGAAGATATCGCTGAAGATTTGATAGATTTTGATTTTTAA
- the bshC gene encoding bacillithiol biosynthesis cysteine-adding enzyme BshC, translated as MDCLIANINENDQFLERFKESESLLNTFYQYDAMSPESFKQALNAPNNGREQELASVISNYMSDLELTEAQQTNIDKLKKGAKVVIGGQQAGLFGGPLYTFHKILSIVNLSRQLNEEYHKEVVPVFWIAGEDHDFDEVNHTYVFNTEKANLYKVKYHTMTPPESNVSRFDPDKEKMLEALDDFLVQIPETAHTNHLRQEVQYIIKNYTSWSDMFKALLHLVFKEYGVLLIDAQDPKLRQLEKPILKEMLKKHNAVDNAFRQGQTKTVEAGLVKMIQTDTNVHLFLHEDNMRQLLTYEDGHYCTSKSQTVYTLEELLEIAESTPERFSNNVVTRPIMEEWLFNTVSFVGGPSEIKYWAELKAAFDVLDVDMPIVLPRMKITYITKRIEKLLKRYDIDAEHVIADGIDKEKDKFIRAHSSEKFLDELDRLEAQQKETYERLAAEVKGNEDNKNLVEKNNQIHQSQYEYLRKRYFINIERENAISMKHFRELNETLHPMGGLQERVWNALQFMNEFGTDMFSPSTYPPLQYTLKQIIIKP; from the coding sequence ATGGATTGTTTAATCGCAAATATCAATGAGAATGATCAATTTCTGGAAAGATTCAAAGAAAGTGAATCATTGTTAAATACTTTTTATCAATATGACGCGATGTCTCCTGAAAGCTTTAAACAAGCTTTAAACGCACCTAATAATGGCAGAGAACAGGAATTGGCATCTGTAATAAGCAACTATATGTCAGATTTAGAATTAACAGAAGCACAACAAACTAATATTGATAAATTAAAAAAAGGCGCCAAAGTAGTCATCGGAGGACAACAAGCTGGGTTGTTCGGGGGACCGCTGTATACTTTTCATAAAATATTATCCATTGTAAATTTAAGCCGTCAATTAAATGAAGAATATCATAAAGAAGTAGTACCTGTATTTTGGATTGCGGGTGAAGACCACGATTTTGATGAAGTGAATCATACGTATGTATTTAACACTGAAAAAGCAAATTTGTATAAGGTGAAGTATCATACGATGACACCGCCAGAAAGCAATGTGTCACGTTTTGATCCTGATAAAGAAAAAATGCTGGAAGCGTTAGATGACTTTTTAGTTCAAATTCCAGAGACAGCACATACTAATCATTTACGCCAAGAAGTACAATATATTATTAAAAATTATACTTCTTGGTCTGATATGTTCAAAGCACTCTTGCATCTTGTATTTAAAGAATATGGTGTATTGCTTATAGATGCACAAGATCCAAAATTACGCCAGTTAGAAAAGCCTATTTTAAAAGAGATGTTGAAAAAACATAATGCTGTAGATAATGCTTTTAGACAAGGCCAAACAAAAACAGTAGAAGCGGGTCTTGTTAAGATGATTCAAACTGACACAAATGTTCATTTGTTTCTTCATGAGGATAATATGCGTCAGTTGTTGACGTATGAGGATGGTCATTATTGTACAAGCAAGTCTCAAACTGTATATACATTAGAAGAACTTTTAGAGATAGCAGAAAGTACACCTGAACGTTTTTCAAATAATGTAGTTACACGTCCTATTATGGAAGAGTGGTTATTTAATACAGTCAGCTTTGTTGGAGGACCGAGTGAGATTAAATATTGGGCAGAGTTAAAAGCAGCATTTGATGTTTTAGATGTTGATATGCCGATTGTTTTACCGCGTATGAAAATCACTTATATTACAAAACGTATTGAAAAATTATTGAAACGCTATGACATTGATGCTGAACATGTGATTGCAGATGGCATTGATAAAGAAAAAGATAAATTCATCAGAGCACATTCTTCAGAGAAATTTCTTGATGAGCTGGATCGATTAGAAGCGCAGCAAAAAGAAACATACGAGAGATTAGCAGCAGAAGTAAAAGGAAATGAAGATAACAAAAATCTAGTAGAAAAGAATAATCAAATTCATCAATCGCAATATGAATACTTACGTAAACGTTACTTCATTAATATTGAACGTGAGAATGCAATTAGTATGAAACATTTCAGAGAATTAAATGAGACCCTCCACCCAATGGGAGGTCTTCAAGAAAGAGTTTGGAATGCACTTCAGTTTATGAATGAATTTGGGACAGACATGTTCAGTCCCTCCACCTATCCACCACTTCAATACACTTTGAAGCAAATTATTATTAAACCTTAG
- a CDS encoding N-acetyltransferase codes for MGNVKRLDINYKTDELFADFRETSDPNLAMIDELAGEMIDASSDSPFYGIFIGEKIGARMALYENGEVEEKHFPNYDKYLILWKLEVLPSFQSRGLGTELVDYAKATNLPIKAIARNKSRDFFVKHGFEDLHSNNDEGYDVLIWEPETK; via the coding sequence ATGGGCAACGTCAAACGTTTAGATATTAATTACAAAACAGATGAATTATTCGCAGATTTCAGAGAAACCAGCGATCCAAACCTTGCAATGATTGATGAACTTGCTGGAGAAATGATTGATGCAAGTTCCGACTCACCTTTTTACGGAATTTTCATCGGCGAAAAAATTGGAGCAAGAATGGCACTTTATGAAAATGGTGAAGTTGAAGAAAAACACTTCCCTAATTATGATAAGTACTTGATTCTTTGGAAATTAGAAGTATTGCCTAGCTTTCAATCAAGAGGATTAGGAACAGAACTTGTAGATTATGCAAAAGCAACTAATCTCCCGATTAAAGCAATCGCAAGAAACAAATCTAGAGATTTCTTTGTAAAACATGGTTTTGAAGATTTACACTCAAATAATGATGAAGGCTATGATGTATTAATTTGGGAACCTGAAACAAAATAA